A single genomic interval of Daucus carota subsp. sativus chromosome 1, DH1 v3.0, whole genome shotgun sequence harbors:
- the LOC108205171 gene encoding transcription initiation factor TFIID subunit 13 translates to MNNSAAGSSSKTRVGLSHQSEPSFKRKRAVFQKDLQHMMYGFGDDPNPLPESMALLEDIVVEYVTDLVHKAQDIASKRGKLLTEDFLYLVRKDAPKFNRCTELLSMNEELKQARKAFDVDEEKLATIE, encoded by the exons ATGAACAACTCTGCAGCCGGATCCTCCTCAAAAACGAGAGTTGGGTTGTCCCATCAGTCGGAGCCTTCATTCAAGCGTAAACGTGCTGTTTTCCAGAAGGACT TGCAGCACATGATGTATGGTTTTGGAGATGATCCTAAT CCCCTTCCTGAATCTATGGCACTTTTGGAGGATATTGTGGTCGAGTATGTGACAGACTTG GTTCACAAGGCACAGGATATTGCATCTAAAAGGGGAAAGCTTTTGACCGAGGATTTTCTTTACTTGGTGCGAAAG GATGCCCCAAAATTTAACAGATGCACTGAACTTTTGTCCATGAACGAGGAGCTGAAACAAGCAAGGAAAGCTTTTGATGTGGATGAGGAGAAGTTGGCAACCATTGAATGA